The following is a genomic window from Hymenobacter monticola.
CGCACACGTCGGCCGCCGGCAGATTCTTGTGCAGGCCCAGGGCCATTTCGTTGGTGGTTTGCTGGCTTTCGGCCGAGTAGGTGGCCAGGGTTTCCTTCTTCACGCCCAGCAGCTTCTGCTTGGCGTCGGTATGATAGGTAACCACCGAGCCCAGCAGCACCTCGCTCACGCCGGTAGCCGAGGCCATTTGGGCCGCGGCCAGGCCACAGGTGCAGCTTTCGGCCAGGGCCAGGGTGAGTTTCTGTTGCAGAAACTGCTGCACAAGGCCTTCAACATCGGGTTTTTTCATAGCACGGGAGGGAATCAGAACGTCCCTGCCATACGCTACCTGTTGCTGCCTATGTTGCAGTGGAGCTTAGTTACTCAGCGCTTAACGGGCAGTGGTCAGCGAGAAAAAAGCATAGCCCGCTGAGCTTGACTAAGCAGTTTGCTAGCGTCGTTCAGGCGTGGCGCTGCACTCCCTGGCGCCACGCTAGGACGAAGCGAAATGCTACTCATTCCGGTATGTCACCCCCGCCTTCATCACGAAGCGCGGGCGCATCAAGGCCGAAATATCCTGCAGCGGGTCGCC
Proteins encoded in this region:
- a CDS encoding CinA family protein yields the protein MKKPDVEGLVQQFLQQKLTLALAESCTCGLAAAQMASATGVSEVLLGSVVTYHTDAKQKLLGVKKETLATYSAESQQTTNEMALGLHKNLPAADVCVAVTGLCGAGASATPDKPVGTTFVTILLDGHAHEYRVQLTGDADSLRQQAALFIYEKLSELLERRKEAAVAAQPSSVRSKTGATTHPGD